One Syngnathus acus chromosome 13, fSynAcu1.2, whole genome shotgun sequence genomic window carries:
- the foxa3 gene encoding hepatocyte nuclear factor 3-gamma, with the protein MLSSVKMEAHDLPEWNTFYSEASEMYSSPSSMNAALASVSSMGPLNSYINLNPAGSGGGGGLNMAYPGSGLSTSPLASMGSGPAHMPLSPVAPSLGSSSLTQLGPSAAPSSLSHYGNMGQSMSQLGYTSGATLSRAGSKEIPPKPYRRSLTHAKPPYSYISLITMAIQQSGSKMLTLNEIYQWIMDLFPYYRENQQRWQNSIRHSLSFNDCFVKVARSPDKPGKGSYWTLHPQSGNMFENGCYLRRQKRFKIDDKLSKKAGKDGGKGGDALGDRSPAGGGSDEADSAHSDNSHPGSSDDQSLPCGTAVSSLLVPLDCPLPPPAPTAVPPTSSAAIFHSQSTHLLPGAMGQHMDLQNDALKSLDPHYNFNHPFSITNLMSNEQKMDLKSYQDQVMAYNSYTSSGSPVAAKQIYDSPGPAAMDTGAYYQTLYSRSVLNAS; encoded by the exons ATGTTGAGCTCTGTGAAGATGGAAGCCCACGACCTACCTGAGTGGAATACTTTCTACAGCGAGGCCAGTGAG ATGTATTCCTCGCCCAGCAGCATGAACGCCGCCTTGGCTTCGGTGAGCTCCATGGGGCCCCTCAACAGTTACATCAACCTTAATCCGGCAGGCAGCGGTGGGGGCGGCGGCCTGAACATGGCGTACCCCGGCTCGGGGCTCAGCACGTCCCCGTTGGCCTCCATGGGCTCGGGGCCGGCCCACATGCCGCTGTCCCCAGTGGCGCCCTCTCTGGGCTCGAGCTCGCTGACCCAGCTGGGCCCGAGCGCCGCCCCCAGCTCCCTGTCCCACTACGGGAACATGGGTCAGTCCATGAGCCAGCTGGGTTACACGTCGGGCGCCACTCTGAGCCGTGCCGGGTCCAAGGAGATCCCGCCCAAGCCGTACCGCCGCTCGCTGACCCACGCTAAGCCGCCCTACTCGTACATTTCGCTCATCACCATGGCCATCCAGCAGAGCGGCAGCAAGATGCTAACCCTCAACGAGATCTACCAGTGGATCATGGACTTGTTCCCTTACTACCGGGAGAACCAGCAGCGTTGGCAGAACTCCATCCGCCATTCGTTGTCTTTCAACGACTGTTTCGTCAAGGTGGCCCGCTCGCCAGACAAACCGGGCAAAGGCTCCTACTGGACTCTGCACCCGCAGTCGGGCAACATGTTTGAGAACGGCTGCTACCTACGACGCCAGAAACGCTTCAAAATCGACGACAAGCTGTCCAAGAAGGCGGGGAAGGATGGAGGCAAGGGGGGCGATGCGTTGGGCGACCGCAGCCCGGCGGGCGGAGGCTCAGACGAAGCTGACTCGGCCCACTCGGACAACTCCCACCCGGGTTCGTCTGACGACCAGTCGCTGCCCTGCGGGACTGCCGTCAGCTCCTTACTGGTGCCGCTTGACTgcccgctgccgccgcccgcCCCTACCGCCGTGCCGCCCACTTCCTCCGCCGCCATCTTCCATTCCCAGTCCACCCACCTCCTACCTGGCGCCATGGGCCAGCACATGGACCTTCAGAACGACGCCCTCAAGTCCCTGGACCCCCACTACAACTTCAACCACCCCTTCTCCATCACCAACCTCATGTCCAATGAGCAGAAGATGGACCTCAAGTCCTACCAGGACCAGGTGATGGCGTACAACAGCTACACCTCTAGCGGCTCACCCGTGGCCGCCAAGCAGATCTACGACAGCCCCGGACCGGCGGCCATGGACACTGGTGCCTACTACCAGACCCTCTACAGCCGCTCCGTGCTCAACGCATCGTAA
- the polr1g gene encoding CD3e molecule, epsilon associated protein: MPRDVSSSSSEDEADNPPAEPSLGQKESEKSSKYQCPDDFVCFDHQPCRSTLTERLKRKKSELWLIKAPANFDPRCLQGASVNLSGFQTLKLPSAADAGERHGQHVYNILASSHCTNDLRLLTTDSSSPAVGPAFSGILSVSESYGGVQMPPCVVHASPAPAIPDGLKQRFQPFGSKTPTTSQETQVEDGKRKKKKKRDRKIKIEEQEEEVMIKQEVEEPAQEHTEGKSRKRRKKDTEEVAITEVKREVDVNALYKEDGLAKKKKKKKKKSKTSDD; encoded by the exons ATGCCTCGAGATGTTTCATCCTCGTCGAGCGAGGACGAAGCGGATAACCCGCCCGCGGAACCGTCGTTAGGGCAAAAGGAAAGCG AAAAGAGCAGCAAGTATCAGTGTCCCGATGACTTCGTGTGCTTCGACCACCAGCCTTGCCGCAGCACGCTGACTGAGCgcttgaagagaaaaaagagCGAACTTTGGCTTATTAAAGCCCCTGCCAACTTTGATCCACGATG TTTACAAGGAGCGAGCGTGAATCTTTCCGGCTTTCAGACGCTGAAGCTTCCTTCTGCCGCGGACGCAGGAGAACGCCACGGCCAACATGTCTACAACATCCTGGCATCCAGTCACTGCACCAATGATCTCCGCTTGCTCACCACAGATTCGTCATCGCCGGCGGTGGGGCCCGCCTTCTCTGGCATACTGAGTGTGAGTGAAAGCTACGGGGGCGTCCAGATGCCGCCCTGCGTCGTCCACGCCTCGCCCGCGCCGGCCATCCCGGACGGACTCAAACAGAGATTCCAGCCCTTCGGAAGCAAGACGCCTACCACATCGCAGGAGACACAGGTTGAGGACGggaagagaaagaagaagaaaaagagagacagGAAAATTAAAATAGAGGAACAGGAGGAAGAAGTGATGATCAAACAGGAAGTTGAGGAACCTGCCCAGGAACATACCGAGGGAAaaagcaggaagaggaggaaaaaggaCACGGAAGAGGTGGCAATTACGGAAGTGAAGAGGGAAGTGGATGTGAACGCTTTGTACAAAGAGGACGGCTTggcgaagaagaagaagaaaaagaagaaaaaaagcaaaacatctgATGACTAA
- the irf2bp1 gene encoding interferon regulatory factor 2-binding protein 1, producing MSSPSSSSRRQWCYLCDLPKMPWTVVWDFSEVVCRGCVNYEGANQIEFLIASARQLKRSHGMQDGNVRSPGPGPSPHKHAAPGRGEPATDGQRSHGERFDRGGRGESGNVAAARVPPNGLHRDGQPPQEVNRQSPSGSRRPMIGAAIPPNLVTQSIAGIPHGLLAGMPAGLTARTAPMSSPMIFPAPVLAEMNRRQLGIGMGIAPFITPELERELSSSQPKSQTQGHAGLPSSSASVSQTSPKPASSPARQPRPLTARAGGEPLSSGSSSEAATTAAAALPHSGASELGSTSAGNSLTGSTLSCTLCHERLEDTHFVQCPSVPGHRFCFPCTRVYIQSRRGDGEVYCPSGERCPLDTSNNSPPWAFMQGEVSTILGTGVGVAPSAAPPGAGPGGPGGPGGGANGAPAQSGDVTVKKERET from the exons ATGTCATCGCCTTCTTCGTCCTCGCGGCGCCAGTGGTGTTACCTGTGCGACCTGCCCAAGATGCCCTGGACGGTGGTGTGGGACTTTAGCGAGGTGGTGTGCCGCGGCTGCGTCAACTACGAGGGCGCCAACCAGATCGAGTTCCTGATCGCTAGCGCGCGGCAGCTGAAGCGCAGCCACGGCATGCAGGACGGGAACGTCCGCTCGCCTGGACCGGGACCCTCGCCTCACAAGCACGCCGCGCCCGGCCGCGGAGAACCGGCGACAGACGGCCAGCGGTCGCATGGTGAGCGCTTTGACCGTGGTGGCAGAGGGGAGAGTGGCAACGTGGCCGCCGCTCGCGTGCCGCCGAACGGGCTGCACCGCGACGGGCAGCCGCCGCAAGAAGTGAACCGCCAGAGTCCCAGTGGGAGCCGTAGACCCATGATCGGGGCGGCCATACCCCCGAATCTAGTGACTCAGAGCATAGCGGGGATCCCCCACGGGCTGCTGGCGGGCATGCCGGCGGGCCTGACTGCCAGGACGGCCCCTATGAGCAGCCCGATGATATTCCCGGCGCCGGTGCTGGCTGAGATGAACCGCCGCCAACTGGGCATCGGCATGGGCATCGCCCCCTTCATCACGCCGGAGCTCGAACGGGAGCTGAGCTCGTCCCAGCCCAAGTCGCAAACCCAGGGCCACGCCGGCTTGCCCTCGTCATCGGCCTCTGTTAGCCAGACGAGCCCCAAGCCAGCGTCGTCCCCGGCCAGGCAGCCGCGGCCTCTCACCGCCCGCGCCGGAGGGGAGCCGCTGTCGTCCGGCAGCTCATCCGAGGCGGCCACCACTGCCGCCGCAGCGCTGCCCCACAGCGGAGCGTCCGAACTGGGCTCCACCTCGGCCGGCAACAGCCTGACCGGAAGCACCTTGTCCTGCACGCTGTGCCACGAGCGGCTGGAGGACACACACTTTGTACAATGTCCGTCTGTGCCGGGACACAG GTTCTGCTTCCCATGCACCAGAGTGTACATCCAGAGCCGGCGGGGTGACGGTGAAGTATACTGCCCCAGCGGTGAGCGCTGTCCGCTGGACACGTCAAACAACAGCCCCCCCTGGGCATTCATGCAGGGTGAGGTGTCCACAATCCTGGGCACTGGTGTGGGGGTTGCCCCGTCAGCCGCCCCGCCGGGAGCGGGCCCCGGTGGACCAGGGGGGCCTGGCGGTGGTGCCAACGGAGCCCCGGCCCAGAGCGGCGACGTCACCGTCAAGAAGGAGCGGGAGACGTGA